One part of the Candida albicans SC5314 chromosome R, complete sequence genome encodes these proteins:
- a CDS encoding U2 snRNP complex subunit (Protein with a predicted role in assembly of U2 snRNP into the spliceosome; Spider biofilm induced), with amino-acid sequence MAPKRSKNQLRREKLKQRKLEKQAEEPDKSVNVEEPKTGPNSTTISIQIDDDPLYEQFQSVLNKFNNPQEIEITKQESTEDSKDLVYQNGDSSENESDDEDSSDENDEETQKQQQQLSKRQLRIQNKIPLAKLKSSVKSPQVVEWYDVDSKDPYLLIAMKSQPNIIPVPSHWSSKRNYLSSRRGIEKLPYQLPKYIQATGISEMRSGGRDHRTLRQQQREKVQPKMGKLDMDYEKLYQAFSKFQIKPRVFPYGELFEEGKHSNDELVTKAAKIKPGIISLEMRSALSMPQNDGTIPPAWVTIMRDIGKPPSYKDLVIPGLDIKYSNAGYKDRNSDSRREKLKHWGALNTAIESSDGEDDEEDDDGQDEESSVATDSIEVNTTFYPLEEDEVSEEPSLNDILAGLSSANDKPKEEKKLYKIIEERKVTDDDSLTGYTYDLKNDSVEEYSENEDSKNSEDTKNSEEEPEDFKF; translated from the coding sequence ATGGCACCAAAACGGTCAAAGAATCAACTACGAAGAGAGAAACTAAAGCAGAGGAAATTGGAAAAGCAAGCAGAGGAACCTGATAAAAGTGTCAACGTAGAAGAACCAAAGACAGGGCCAAATAGCACAACAATCAGTATACAAATTGACGATGATCCATTGTATgaacaatttcaatcagtattgaacaaattcaataatcctcaagaaattgaaattaccaAACAAGAAAGTACAGAAGATTCCAAGGATTTGGTTTATCAAAATGGAGACTCATCGGAAAACGAACTGGATGATGAAGACAGCAGTGACGAGAATGATGAGGAAACgcaaaaacaacaacaacagcttTCAAAACGTCAATTACGtatacaaaacaaaattccattagcaaaattgaaatcatcgGTGAAATCCCCTCAAGTTGTTGAATGGTACGATGTGGACTCCAAAGACCCCTATTTACTAATTGCAATGAAATCCCAACCGAATATAATCCCGGTCCCATCACATTGGAGTTCGAAAAGGAATTACTTGTCTTCACGTAGAGGTATAGAAAAATTACCATATCAGTTACCCAAATATATTCAAGCAACAGGAATTTCAGAAATGAGATCAGGTGGACGTGATCACAGGACATTGcgtcaacaacaaagagaaaaagtTCAACCCAAAATGGGTAAACTAGATATGGATTATGAAAAGTTATACCAAGCTTTTTCTAAGTTCCAAATAAAACCAAGAGTTTTTCCCTATGGTGAATTATTTGAGGAAGGTAAACATTCCAATGATGAACTTGTTACTAAAGCTGCCAAAATTAAACCTGGTATTATTTCATTGGAAATGAGACTGGCATTAAGTATGCCACAGAATGATGGGACTATTCCACCAGCTTGGGTTACCATCATGAGAGATATAGGGAAACCTCCCTCTTACAAGGACTTGGTTATACCTGGACTAGATATTAAATATAGTAATGCAGGGTATAAGGATAGAAATAGCGATTCTAGACgggaaaaattgaaacattgGGGAGCACTAAATACTGCTATTGAGTCTTCAGATGgagaagatgatgaagaagatgacgaTGGGCAAGATGAGGAATCTAGTGTTGCTACTGATTCTATTGAGGTAAACACCACATTTTATCCAttggaagaagatgaagtgTCTGAAGAGCCATCGTTGAATGATATACTTGCAGGGTTGTCAAGTGCTAATGATAAACCTaaagaagagaagaaattgtataaaattattgaagaGAGGAAAGTTACAGATGATGATTCGTTGACAGGATATACATATGACTTGAAAAATGATAGCGTCGAGGAATATTCAGAAAATGAGGATTCCAAAAACTCTGAGGACACCAAGAATTCTGAGGAAGAACCTGAAGATTTTAAATTCTAA
- a CDS encoding uncharacterized protein (Ortholog(s) have oligosaccharide binding activity and role in ER-associated ubiquitin-dependent protein catabolic process, endoplasmic reticulum unfolded protein response, retrograde protein transport, ER to cytosol) — protein MNWTSLVYLWFIFKSIFADLTSHQLKSKVVFLDTTISDEVARSYLGSEDGNVTHGNYEILSIANGANDGNITSYLCQLPRTKKMAPTKPKPTMSVHELKSRAIDLISESFVEGTSCVFSFNLHANYWTIGYCHGINVIQFHENLDDFISGIHKPHSPNHVYTLGNFSKQTSPLEFEFDTKERTISQRLLGEVCDLTGEPRTIDTIYRCDHILEIVELTEIRTCQYELHINVPKLCSLPEFKRTNLEEGVSEILCTRIE, from the coding sequence ATGAATTGGACTTCACTTGTATATCTATggttcattttcaaaagcATATTTGCTGACTTAACATCACACCAACTCAAGAGCAAAGTGGTATTCCTAGATACTACTATCCTGGATGAAGTGGCCCGAAGCTATTTGGGATCAGAGGACGGAAATGTTACACATGGTAATTATGAAATATTGTCAATTGCAAATGGCGCCAATGACGGAAACATCACATCATATTTATGCCAGTTGCCaagaaccaaaaaaatggCACCAACAAAACCCAAGCCCACCATGTCAGTTCATGAATTGAAATCGCGAGCTATTGACTTGATATCGGAATCCTTTGTCGAAGGTACCAGTTGCgtattttctttcaacTTGCATGCAAATTATTGGACTATAGGCTATTGCCATGGAATCAACGTTATTCAATTCCATGAGAATTTGGATGATTTTATAAGCGGAATTCATAAACCCCATTCTCCAAATCATGTATATACATTAGGCAATTTCCTGAAGCAAACACTGCCATTAGAATTCGAGTTTGATACTAAAGAACGCACAATAAGTCAAAGATTGTTAGGAGAAGTTTGTGATTTGACAGGAGAACCACGTACCATTGACACCATTTATAGATGTGACCATATacttgaaattgttgaattaacAGAGATAAGAACATGTCAATATGAGTTACACATAAACGTTCCTAAGTTGTGCCTGTTGCCGGAATTTAAAAGGACTAACCTTGAAGAAGGTGTCTCAGAAATACTCTgtacaagaattgaataa
- the MSS51 gene encoding Mss51p (Putative mRNA maturation factor; fungal-specific (no human or murine homolog)), which yields MLSTHHCIIPRLAKSSICTKRQLSFFWKMLAMDDSKNKVIERPLYTWDESPYEDIRERAAMIRAQALCPVTSKPVNFVCPYSGIPTHHSKEAWEQDKQYHESKVYEKLKKVNLYEHDLRSGRKFAEFAFPKKQERDFMVNISDWDSFFYTRDFPPMNDEFNLAAATKVLTYPITIASILHKFSPLQLEPKGPLTLEGAKSLGALRYTLYPPQLGKSSTNAASTNSDDNAAEIAFKERPMRIFLIGPRMEGMLPGYIWKQFGYLFPNTEFEIHLIGPEAYYDKKLQKFTPVSDSNGRPLVQRFDEQITLHYHSKFFNELYDMGDLFPFDPYLDIFFCFHPNFQSADQIHWDKSLKGLLESKCPVFISGYHEQELTKDIEWLKNHELYPEMDIILNDTPNKFACTKYDIRVTDPTNPLNLNSRLFGFRGKRYHAIQT from the coding sequence ATGCTTTCAACCCACCATTGTATAATACCTAGGTTGgctaaatcatcaatatgTACCAAAAGACAACTCTCCTTTTTCTGGAAAATGTTAGCCATGGATGATTCAAAGAATAAAGTGATTGAACGTCCGTTGTATACATGGGATGAATCTCCATATGAAGATATTCGTGAACGTGCAGCAATGATTAGAGCCCAAGCTTTATGTCCCGTCACCTCAAAACCAGTCAACTTTGTTTGCCCATATTCAGGTATTCCTACACATCACTCGAAGGAAGCATGGGAGCAAGACAAACAATATCACGAGTCAAAAgtatatgaaaaattgaaaaaagttaACCTTTACGAACATGACTTGAGGTCAGGGAGAAAATTTGCTGAATTTGCCTTTCccaaaaaacaagaaagagATTTTATGGTTAATATTAGTGACTGGGACTCATTTTTTTACACAAGGGATTTCCCACCCATGAATgatgaattcaatttagcAGCAGCAACTAAAGTTTTGACGTATCCAATTACTATTGCCTCGATTTTACATAAATTTTCACCTTTACAATTGGAACCAAAGGGACCTTTGACATTAGAAGGGGCCAAGTCTTTGGGGGCATTGAGATACACCTTGTATCCACCACAACTTGGAAAATCATCAACTAACGCCGCATCAACCAATTCAGACGACAATGCTGCTGAAATTGCATTCAAAGAAAGACCAATGAGAATCTTTTTGATTGGACCAAGAATGGAAGGAATGTTGCCAGGCTACATATGGAAACAATTTGGTTATTTATTCCCTAACactgaatttgaaattcatttaattggTCCAGAAGCTTACTATGATAAAAAGTTGCAAAAGTTCACTCCTGTCAGCGATTCAAATGGAAGGCCATTAGTACAAAGATTTGACGAACAAATAACATTACACTACCACTCTAAGTTTTTCAATGAGTTGTATGATATGGGCGATCTTTTCCCATTTGATCCATATTTGGATATTTTCTTCTGTTTCCATCCTAATTTCCAATCTGCTGATCAGATACATTGGGACAAGTCGTTGAAGGGATTGTTGGAGTCGAAATGCCCTGTTTTCATTAGTGGTTACCACGAACAAGAATTAACGAAAGACATTGAATGGTTGAAGAATCACGAATTATACCCAGAAATGGATATAATCTTGAATGATACTCCAAATAAATTTGCTTGTACAAAATACGATATAAGAGTAACTGACCCTACGAATCCTTTGAATTTGAACAGTAGACTTTTCGGTTTCAGAGGTAAGAGATATCATGCTATTCAAACATAA
- the FGR34 gene encoding Fgr34p (Protein lacking an ortholog in S. cerevisiae; transposon mutation affects filamentous growth), with the protein MNSNFKRFRVLLESNLPNLQNEKSMIEINDRTTVKQLKQLIIAKNDEGSVTRTFIEQIKLSYEGNIIPTSFQEEEASVYELLGLNQELLEQNNSVIKLKLTKHEHVNGTGGLLSREFWKDFQSNDRFRFLPATNDSLQQPNLASSNSVPLESTSDLSAARSTTNPTATSSSSEQGIDSDISTSPTSANPVPSPSNYETSVPSQQDSIPFVNNPSESSTPNIDPIKPASIQVRGGSTWEMEGTSYDTMVEQHSGKKILVKQDDLSNVEYELTLKVDNIVKKVSLGTAQCIVVDNGLHDPYLLLGPMGAAKVHKVFKSASGEPLIQKVLVMMYDIGSDSESESNEQAVPGDANNIDVEDAEIDDLMDRLYTNGRSLLITMVKLTFVLYLMGFRLNQHMMNYWFHYAVLLVLLFHAYVLLCTGANRVIRFGGNVNDVSIMMDRVVRTCVRRTSELELVQSRDPAWLKTVKLNFENIWKDSLLFGLCIFPSMQARVFHQLSLAEEDVSIYEELVEPNEVVDSVEI; encoded by the coding sequence ATGAATAgtaatttcaaaagatTCCGGGTTTTGTTGGAGTCAAATCTTCCTAATTTACAGAATGAAAAGTCAATGATTGAAATAAATGACCGAACTACGGTTAAGCAACTCAAGCAATTAATAATAGCTAAGAATGACGAAGGTTCTGTCACACGTACATTTATAGaacaaataaaactatCATACGAAGGGAATATAATACCAACCTCATTTCAAGAAGAGGAAGCTAGTGTTTATGAATTGTTGGGATTGAATCAAGAGCTTTTGGAACAGAATAACAGTGtcataaaattgaaacttaCAAAGCATGAACATGTAAATGGAACTGGTGGGTTGTTGAGCAGAGAATTTTGGAAGGACTTTCAGTCAAATGATAGATTTAGATTTCTCCCTGCCACCAATGACTCTTTACAGCAACCCAATTTGGCGCTGTCGAATTCAGTGCCATTAGAATCAACATCAGATTTGTCTGCTGCAAGAAGCACAACAAATCCAACTGCTACTAGCTCATCCTCAGAACAAGGAATTGATAGTGATATTTCAACATCACCAACCTCGGCTAACCCAGTACCTTCACCTTCAAATTATGAAACGCTGGTGCCAAGTCAACAAGACTCTATTCCATTTGTCAATAATCCATCAGAGTCTTCAACTCCTAACATAGACCCCATTAAACCTGCCAGTATTCAGGTACGTGGTGGATCCACATGGGAAATGGAGGGAACATCGTACGATACTATGGTTGAACAGCATTCagggaaaaaaattctAGTGAAACAGGATGACTTGTCTAATGTTGAGTATGAACTTACTTTGAAAGTAGACAATATTGTGAAGAAAGTAAGCTTGGGTACAGCACAATGCATTGTTGTGGATAACGGCTTGCACGATCCTTATCTACTACTCGGTCCTATGGGTGCAGCAAAAGTTCACAAGGTGTTTAAACTGGCTTCTGGTGAGCCATTGATTCAAAAAGTACTAGTAATGATGTATGATATTGGTAGTGACCTGGAATCAGAATCTAATGAACAAGCCGTTCCAGGTGACGCTAATAACattgatgttgaagatgCTGAAATTGACGATCTTATGGATAGATTATACACCAACGGAAGACTGCTTCTTATAACTATGGTTAAACTCacttttgttttatatttgatgGGGTTCAGACTCAATCAACATATGATGAATTATTGGTTTCATTATGCGGTTTTACTAGTTTTACTTTTCCATGCATATGTTCTACTTTGTACAGGTGCAAACAGAGTCATTCGATTTGGTGGCAACGTGAACGATGTATCCATTATGATGGATCGAGTCGTTCGGACTTGTGTGAGAAGAACTTCTGAATTAGAATTGGTCCAATCACGAGATCCTGCTTGGTTGAAGACGGTGAAGTTGAATTTTGAGAATATTTGGAAAGACAGTTTGTTATTTGGATTATGTATTTTTCCTTCAATGCAAGCTAGGGTTTTCCATCAATTAAGCTTGGCTGAGGAAGACGTTTCTATTTATGAAGAATTGGTTGAGCCTAATGAAGTGGTGGATCTGGTTGAAATTTGA
- a CDS encoding uncharacterized protein (Ortholog of C. dubliniensis CD36 : Cd36_35095, C. parapsilosis CDC317 : CPAR2_200710, Candida tenuis NRRL Y-1498 : CANTEDRAFT_112338 and Debaryomyces hansenii CBS767 : DEHA2G06094g) — protein sequence MSTSSFESAAYPSTVPALSTANMNNSGNVSANSSVTKDSGNTTIGGSGDIPATSDKKQSVFDIAENIEKDLNKMLEQLNQTDVEINKRIDVALKKVTSLYDKFN from the coding sequence ATGTCCACATCTTCTTTTGAATCGGCTGCTTATCCAAGTACAGTTCCTGCTCTTTCAACAGCAAACATGAACAATTCAGGTAATGTCAGTGCCAATCTGTCAGTAACAAAGGACAGTGGAAATACGACAATTGGCGGAAGTGGTGATATACCAGCAACTTCAGACAAAAAGCAATCGGTGTTTGATATTGCAGAAAATATAGAGAAGGATCTAAATAAAATGTTAGAGCAACTTAATCAAACAGACGTCGAGATTAATAAAAGAATAGATGTTGCCTTGAAAAAAGTTACTTCATTATAtgataaattcaattga